In one window of Gossypium hirsutum isolate 1008001.06 chromosome A01, Gossypium_hirsutum_v2.1, whole genome shotgun sequence DNA:
- the LOC107925341 gene encoding C-type lectin receptor-like tyrosine-protein kinase At1g52310 isoform X1, with the protein MGVKVAPLQFIVLVASFAVLLVASDTASNGWTAPSNNSSKYKGNEECPSGWVLAPNKTKCFGYNESLESWDESEIHCKRYHGHLAALTSFEELNFAQHLCGQSVNGCWVGGRVSNSTISSGWKWSDNTSVWNESVLRSSAQSICPKSSCIVNNSVDLCTLVKNGSEPFVSKRCNASRAFLCMVDIEDKCYYMHCHKEYLIILAVVSGLVLFTTFAVVVWLLAYKRSKRRRRSRKLSNPDTSALVPPSWKIFTSDELRSITKNFSEGNRLHGDAKTGSTYSGLLPDGSKAAVKRLKRSSFQRKKEFYSEIGRVAKLRHPNLVAVKGCCYDHGDRYIVYEFITNGPLDRWLYHIPRGGRSLDWTMRIKIATTLAQGIAFLHDKVKPHVVHRDIRASNVLLDEEFGAHLMGVGLSKIVPWEVMHERTVMAGGTYGYLAPEFVYRNELTTKSDVYSFGVLLLEIVSGRRPAQQVDSVGWQSIFEWATPLVQAHHYPKLLDPLISSSTSDIPEAGDIQKVVDLVYACTQNVPSMRPRMSHVVHQLQQLAQPALAK; encoded by the exons ATGGGAGTAAAGGTTGCCCCCCTGCAATTTATTGTCTTAGTTGCTTCTTTTGCAGTCCTGCTTGTGGCTTCTGACACT GCCTCTAACGGATGGACTGCACCTTCTAACAATTCTTCCAAGTATAAGGGTAATGAAG AATGCCCTTCGGGATGGGTTCTTGCTCCAAATAAAACTAAGTGCTTTGGGTACAATGAAAGTTTGGAATCATGGGATGAATCTGAGATCCATTGTAAACGATATCATGGACACTTAGCTGCCCTAACATCATTTGAAGAACTAAACTTTGCACAACATCTGTGTGGCCAAAGTGTCAATGGTTGCTGGGTTGGAGGAAGAGTTAGCAATTCGACTATCAGTTCTGGTTGGAAGTGGTCTGATAATACATCGGTCTGGAATGAATCAGTTCTTAGATCATCTGCCCAATCCATTTGCCCCAAATCGTCATGCATTGTCAACAATTCAGTTGATTTATGTACATTGGTGAAGAATGGATCAGAACCTTTTGTGAGCAAGAGATGCAATGCATCTCGTGCTTTTCTGTGCATGGTTGATATTG AGGACAAATGTTACTACATGCACTGCCATAAGGAATATCTCATTATCCTAGCAGTTGTTAGTGGATTGGTTCTCTTTACAACATTTGCTGTTGTTGTTTGGCTGCTTGCTTATAAGCGGAGTAAACGGCGTAGAAGATCAAGAAAACTATCCAATCCTGACACTTCTGCATTAGTTCCACCCTCATGGAAAATATTCACCAGTGATGAATTGAGGTCGATCACAAAAAATTTCAGTGAAGGAAATCGACTTCATGGAGATGCTAAAACAGGTAGCACATACAGTGGCCTCCTGCCTGATGGATCAAAGGCTGCGGTTAAGAGGTTAAAAAGATCTAGTTTTCAGAGGAAAAAGGAGTTCTACTCTGAAATTGGTAGGGTTGCTAAGCTTCGTCACCCTAATTTAGTTGCTGTGAAAGGATGCTGCTATGATCATGGTGACCGTTACATCGTATATGAGTTTATCACAAATGGACCATTGGATAGATGGCTATACCACATTCCAAGGGGTGGTAGGAGCTTGGATTGGACCATGAGGATCAAAATTGCTACAACTCTTGCCCAGGGAATTGC ATTCCTGCATGACAAGGTGAAGCCACATGTTGTGCACAGGGATATACGCGCAAGCAATGTACTACTTGATGAAGAGTTTGGAGCGCATCTGATGGGGGTTGGTCTTTCAAAGATTGTTCCTTGGGAGGTAATGCATGAGAGGACTGTGATGGCTGGTGGAACCTATGGATATCTTGCCCCTGAGTTCGTATATAGGAATGAGCTCACAACAAAGAGTGATGTATATAGCTTTGGAGTGTTGCTGCTTGAAATAGTAAGTGGGCGTAGGCCTGCTCAGCAAGTTGATTCAGTGGGTTGGCAGAGCATATTTGAATGGGCAACACCCTTAGTGCAGGCACATCACTATCCTAAGCTCCTGGATCCTCTAATATCTTCATCAACATCTGATATTCCAGAAGCTGGTGATATTCAGAAGGTGGTGGACCTTGTGTATGCTTGCACGCAAAATGTCCCTTCTATGCGGCCTAGAATGTCTCATGTTGTTCATCAATTGCAGCAGTTGGCTCAGCCAGCTCTCGCAAAGTAA
- the LOC107925341 gene encoding C-type lectin receptor-like tyrosine-protein kinase At1g52310 isoform X2, whose product MGVKVAPLQFIVLVASFAVLLVASDTASNGWTAPSNNSSKYKAECPSGWVLAPNKTKCFGYNESLESWDESEIHCKRYHGHLAALTSFEELNFAQHLCGQSVNGCWVGGRVSNSTISSGWKWSDNTSVWNESVLRSSAQSICPKSSCIVNNSVDLCTLVKNGSEPFVSKRCNASRAFLCMVDIEDKCYYMHCHKEYLIILAVVSGLVLFTTFAVVVWLLAYKRSKRRRRSRKLSNPDTSALVPPSWKIFTSDELRSITKNFSEGNRLHGDAKTGSTYSGLLPDGSKAAVKRLKRSSFQRKKEFYSEIGRVAKLRHPNLVAVKGCCYDHGDRYIVYEFITNGPLDRWLYHIPRGGRSLDWTMRIKIATTLAQGIAFLHDKVKPHVVHRDIRASNVLLDEEFGAHLMGVGLSKIVPWEVMHERTVMAGGTYGYLAPEFVYRNELTTKSDVYSFGVLLLEIVSGRRPAQQVDSVGWQSIFEWATPLVQAHHYPKLLDPLISSSTSDIPEAGDIQKVVDLVYACTQNVPSMRPRMSHVVHQLQQLAQPALAK is encoded by the exons ATGGGAGTAAAGGTTGCCCCCCTGCAATTTATTGTCTTAGTTGCTTCTTTTGCAGTCCTGCTTGTGGCTTCTGACACT GCCTCTAACGGATGGACTGCACCTTCTAACAATTCTTCCAAGTATAAGG CAGAATGCCCTTCGGGATGGGTTCTTGCTCCAAATAAAACTAAGTGCTTTGGGTACAATGAAAGTTTGGAATCATGGGATGAATCTGAGATCCATTGTAAACGATATCATGGACACTTAGCTGCCCTAACATCATTTGAAGAACTAAACTTTGCACAACATCTGTGTGGCCAAAGTGTCAATGGTTGCTGGGTTGGAGGAAGAGTTAGCAATTCGACTATCAGTTCTGGTTGGAAGTGGTCTGATAATACATCGGTCTGGAATGAATCAGTTCTTAGATCATCTGCCCAATCCATTTGCCCCAAATCGTCATGCATTGTCAACAATTCAGTTGATTTATGTACATTGGTGAAGAATGGATCAGAACCTTTTGTGAGCAAGAGATGCAATGCATCTCGTGCTTTTCTGTGCATGGTTGATATTG AGGACAAATGTTACTACATGCACTGCCATAAGGAATATCTCATTATCCTAGCAGTTGTTAGTGGATTGGTTCTCTTTACAACATTTGCTGTTGTTGTTTGGCTGCTTGCTTATAAGCGGAGTAAACGGCGTAGAAGATCAAGAAAACTATCCAATCCTGACACTTCTGCATTAGTTCCACCCTCATGGAAAATATTCACCAGTGATGAATTGAGGTCGATCACAAAAAATTTCAGTGAAGGAAATCGACTTCATGGAGATGCTAAAACAGGTAGCACATACAGTGGCCTCCTGCCTGATGGATCAAAGGCTGCGGTTAAGAGGTTAAAAAGATCTAGTTTTCAGAGGAAAAAGGAGTTCTACTCTGAAATTGGTAGGGTTGCTAAGCTTCGTCACCCTAATTTAGTTGCTGTGAAAGGATGCTGCTATGATCATGGTGACCGTTACATCGTATATGAGTTTATCACAAATGGACCATTGGATAGATGGCTATACCACATTCCAAGGGGTGGTAGGAGCTTGGATTGGACCATGAGGATCAAAATTGCTACAACTCTTGCCCAGGGAATTGC ATTCCTGCATGACAAGGTGAAGCCACATGTTGTGCACAGGGATATACGCGCAAGCAATGTACTACTTGATGAAGAGTTTGGAGCGCATCTGATGGGGGTTGGTCTTTCAAAGATTGTTCCTTGGGAGGTAATGCATGAGAGGACTGTGATGGCTGGTGGAACCTATGGATATCTTGCCCCTGAGTTCGTATATAGGAATGAGCTCACAACAAAGAGTGATGTATATAGCTTTGGAGTGTTGCTGCTTGAAATAGTAAGTGGGCGTAGGCCTGCTCAGCAAGTTGATTCAGTGGGTTGGCAGAGCATATTTGAATGGGCAACACCCTTAGTGCAGGCACATCACTATCCTAAGCTCCTGGATCCTCTAATATCTTCATCAACATCTGATATTCCAGAAGCTGGTGATATTCAGAAGGTGGTGGACCTTGTGTATGCTTGCACGCAAAATGTCCCTTCTATGCGGCCTAGAATGTCTCATGTTGTTCATCAATTGCAGCAGTTGGCTCAGCCAGCTCTCGCAAAGTAA
- the LOC107925341 gene encoding C-type lectin receptor-like tyrosine-protein kinase At1g52310 isoform X3: protein MGVKVAPLQFIVLVASFAVLLVASDTASNGWTAPSNNSSKYKECPSGWVLAPNKTKCFGYNESLESWDESEIHCKRYHGHLAALTSFEELNFAQHLCGQSVNGCWVGGRVSNSTISSGWKWSDNTSVWNESVLRSSAQSICPKSSCIVNNSVDLCTLVKNGSEPFVSKRCNASRAFLCMVDIEDKCYYMHCHKEYLIILAVVSGLVLFTTFAVVVWLLAYKRSKRRRRSRKLSNPDTSALVPPSWKIFTSDELRSITKNFSEGNRLHGDAKTGSTYSGLLPDGSKAAVKRLKRSSFQRKKEFYSEIGRVAKLRHPNLVAVKGCCYDHGDRYIVYEFITNGPLDRWLYHIPRGGRSLDWTMRIKIATTLAQGIAFLHDKVKPHVVHRDIRASNVLLDEEFGAHLMGVGLSKIVPWEVMHERTVMAGGTYGYLAPEFVYRNELTTKSDVYSFGVLLLEIVSGRRPAQQVDSVGWQSIFEWATPLVQAHHYPKLLDPLISSSTSDIPEAGDIQKVVDLVYACTQNVPSMRPRMSHVVHQLQQLAQPALAK from the exons ATGGGAGTAAAGGTTGCCCCCCTGCAATTTATTGTCTTAGTTGCTTCTTTTGCAGTCCTGCTTGTGGCTTCTGACACT GCCTCTAACGGATGGACTGCACCTTCTAACAATTCTTCCAAGTATAAGG AATGCCCTTCGGGATGGGTTCTTGCTCCAAATAAAACTAAGTGCTTTGGGTACAATGAAAGTTTGGAATCATGGGATGAATCTGAGATCCATTGTAAACGATATCATGGACACTTAGCTGCCCTAACATCATTTGAAGAACTAAACTTTGCACAACATCTGTGTGGCCAAAGTGTCAATGGTTGCTGGGTTGGAGGAAGAGTTAGCAATTCGACTATCAGTTCTGGTTGGAAGTGGTCTGATAATACATCGGTCTGGAATGAATCAGTTCTTAGATCATCTGCCCAATCCATTTGCCCCAAATCGTCATGCATTGTCAACAATTCAGTTGATTTATGTACATTGGTGAAGAATGGATCAGAACCTTTTGTGAGCAAGAGATGCAATGCATCTCGTGCTTTTCTGTGCATGGTTGATATTG AGGACAAATGTTACTACATGCACTGCCATAAGGAATATCTCATTATCCTAGCAGTTGTTAGTGGATTGGTTCTCTTTACAACATTTGCTGTTGTTGTTTGGCTGCTTGCTTATAAGCGGAGTAAACGGCGTAGAAGATCAAGAAAACTATCCAATCCTGACACTTCTGCATTAGTTCCACCCTCATGGAAAATATTCACCAGTGATGAATTGAGGTCGATCACAAAAAATTTCAGTGAAGGAAATCGACTTCATGGAGATGCTAAAACAGGTAGCACATACAGTGGCCTCCTGCCTGATGGATCAAAGGCTGCGGTTAAGAGGTTAAAAAGATCTAGTTTTCAGAGGAAAAAGGAGTTCTACTCTGAAATTGGTAGGGTTGCTAAGCTTCGTCACCCTAATTTAGTTGCTGTGAAAGGATGCTGCTATGATCATGGTGACCGTTACATCGTATATGAGTTTATCACAAATGGACCATTGGATAGATGGCTATACCACATTCCAAGGGGTGGTAGGAGCTTGGATTGGACCATGAGGATCAAAATTGCTACAACTCTTGCCCAGGGAATTGC ATTCCTGCATGACAAGGTGAAGCCACATGTTGTGCACAGGGATATACGCGCAAGCAATGTACTACTTGATGAAGAGTTTGGAGCGCATCTGATGGGGGTTGGTCTTTCAAAGATTGTTCCTTGGGAGGTAATGCATGAGAGGACTGTGATGGCTGGTGGAACCTATGGATATCTTGCCCCTGAGTTCGTATATAGGAATGAGCTCACAACAAAGAGTGATGTATATAGCTTTGGAGTGTTGCTGCTTGAAATAGTAAGTGGGCGTAGGCCTGCTCAGCAAGTTGATTCAGTGGGTTGGCAGAGCATATTTGAATGGGCAACACCCTTAGTGCAGGCACATCACTATCCTAAGCTCCTGGATCCTCTAATATCTTCATCAACATCTGATATTCCAGAAGCTGGTGATATTCAGAAGGTGGTGGACCTTGTGTATGCTTGCACGCAAAATGTCCCTTCTATGCGGCCTAGAATGTCTCATGTTGTTCATCAATTGCAGCAGTTGGCTCAGCCAGCTCTCGCAAAGTAA